In a single window of the Planctomycetia bacterium genome:
- a CDS encoding PAS domain-containing protein, with protein MATRRDFRSQQTSPSRRRFWARACGVFLLLAGSIGCVATVLFLQQLKTARLVAETNERNHVGLQAGMITTDFAAVLSDLRVLTETLALKDFLATGASADQGRLAAELQRFLESKSNYSQLRFLNERGNEIVRVSTGGGRTAVVPKALWRAQAGPQYIERAYELAAGQTFVSPFDLDFELSVEGKPQPTIRFAAPVFDRDGDKRGIVVLNYAGAALLDSLKQASLSSAGRTMLLNADGYWLFGGDDADWAFMYPDRNQESFAQKYPQAWPVVLGGDRGQVTTREGLITYRSLQPFQVDGLTVRLLAPHDLRTVPLRTGYVWKVLTVVPTSELPGGTQQMRSRLGLLYAGLLPVLAGLSWIIARYREDRERAIDELRINEERFRQLAENIDEVFWMIDLPDGKLSYVGPALERIWGIAPLALTEQRREWPPQVHPEDAAAVRAALDKIPDRGGFELEYRIVRGDGSVRWIRDRGFAVRDASGKPYRVAGLAEDITDQRDRQQRELQTQRLAAIGEAMTGLAHESRNALQRSQAGLEMLAKRVKDKPDAEAILGEIQQSQRHLHRLYEEVRGYAVPIRPEREPCDLGELVHDVWEQLAVARVGRDDQLLDRRNGQSLVCNVDHFSMGQVIRNILENSIGAADPAVVTVAYEPIDSHGQAALRLRFHDNGPGLDAQQLERIFEPFFTTKSRGTGLGMAISKRIVEAHGGTIAVHNSTSGGAEVTLTLPRGNV; from the coding sequence GTGGCAACTCGGCGTGACTTTCGCAGTCAGCAAACGTCGCCGTCGCGGCGGCGTTTCTGGGCGCGCGCCTGCGGCGTGTTCCTGCTGCTCGCCGGCTCGATCGGTTGCGTGGCGACCGTGCTGTTCTTGCAGCAACTGAAAACCGCGCGACTGGTCGCCGAAACGAACGAGCGAAACCACGTCGGCCTTCAGGCGGGCATGATCACGACGGACTTCGCCGCCGTGCTCTCGGATCTGCGGGTGCTGACGGAGACGCTCGCCCTCAAGGACTTTCTGGCCACCGGCGCAAGCGCGGACCAGGGCCGATTGGCGGCGGAACTCCAGCGGTTCCTGGAAAGCAAATCCAACTATTCGCAGTTGCGCTTTCTCAATGAACGGGGCAATGAAATCGTCCGCGTCAGCACTGGCGGCGGACGTACCGCTGTGGTTCCCAAAGCGCTGTGGCGCGCGCAAGCGGGACCGCAGTATATTGAACGCGCCTATGAACTTGCCGCCGGGCAGACTTTCGTGTCGCCGTTCGATCTTGATTTCGAATTGAGCGTCGAGGGAAAGCCGCAACCGACGATTCGCTTCGCCGCGCCGGTCTTCGATCGCGACGGCGACAAACGCGGCATCGTCGTCCTGAACTACGCCGGCGCGGCGTTACTGGATTCGTTGAAACAGGCTTCGCTCAGCTCCGCCGGGCGCACGATGTTGTTGAACGCCGACGGATACTGGTTGTTCGGCGGCGACGACGCCGACTGGGCTTTCATGTACCCGGATCGCAATCAGGAAAGTTTCGCGCAGAAATATCCGCAAGCCTGGCCCGTGGTGCTGGGGGGCGACAGGGGGCAAGTCACCACGCGCGAAGGCCTGATTACCTACCGTTCGCTGCAACCGTTTCAGGTCGATGGACTGACCGTACGATTGCTGGCGCCGCATGACCTACGCACGGTGCCGCTGCGCACCGGGTACGTCTGGAAGGTATTGACTGTCGTCCCGACGAGCGAATTGCCGGGCGGCACGCAGCAAATGCGGTCGCGTCTGGGGTTACTTTACGCGGGGCTCCTTCCGGTGTTGGCCGGACTATCGTGGATTATCGCCCGTTACCGAGAGGACCGTGAACGCGCGATCGATGAGTTGCGCATCAACGAAGAACGCTTCCGCCAACTTGCCGAGAACATTGACGAAGTTTTCTGGATGATCGACCTACCCGACGGCAAACTTAGCTACGTGGGCCCGGCATTGGAGCGCATTTGGGGGATTGCGCCACTGGCCCTGACGGAGCAGCGCCGCGAGTGGCCGCCCCAGGTGCATCCGGAGGATGCGGCAGCGGTCCGGGCCGCGCTGGACAAGATTCCGGACCGCGGCGGGTTTGAGCTGGAGTATCGCATTGTGCGCGGCGACGGTTCCGTGCGTTGGATTCGCGATCGCGGCTTTGCCGTCCGCGACGCATCAGGGAAGCCGTATCGCGTGGCCGGACTCGCGGAAGACATCACTGACCAGCGCGATCGGCAACAGCGCGAACTGCAGACGCAGCGGCTTGCAGCCATCGGCGAAGCCATGACCGGACTGGCGCATGAGAGCCGCAACGCCCTGCAGCGCAGCCAGGCCGGCTTGGAAATGCTGGCGAAGCGGGTCAAAGACAAGCCCGACGCGGAGGCCATTCTCGGCGAGATTCAGCAATCGCAACGACATCTCCATCGCCTGTACGAAGAGGTTCGCGGCTACGCGGTACCCATTCGGCCTGAGCGCGAGCCCTGCGATCTTGGCGAATTAGTGCACGACGTTTGGGAGCAGTTGGCGGTGGCGCGCGTGGGGCGCGACGATCAACTGCTCGATCGCCGCAACGGCCAATCGCTCGTTTGCAATGTGGATCATTTCTCCATGGGCCAAGTCATCCGCAACATCCTGGAAAACAGCATTGGCGCGGCCGATCCCGCGGTCGTCACCGTGGCCTACGAGCCGATCGACTCCCACGGCCAGGCCGCCTTGCGATTGCGATTTCACGACAATGGCCCAGGGCTAGACGCGCAACAATTGGAGCGGATTTTTGAACCGTTCTTCACGACGAAATCACGCGGCACTGGCCTGGGCATGGCGATTTCGAAGCGGATCGTCGAGGCCCATGGCGGCACGATCGCCGTCCATAACAGTACCAGCGGCGGCGCCGAAGTGACTTTAACACTGCCTCGAGGGAATGTATGA
- a CDS encoding response regulator — protein MNSALRIAVADDEPFLRAYFQDVLPDLGHEVVGAAATGRELVELCQRTNPDLVISDIRMPDMDGIDAAAEISRERQTPIILVSAFHDPEYIARAEQSYILAYLIKPVERAHLETAIAIVRRRFAEFESLRQETKDLKQALEDRKTIEKAKGVLMRRTRLAEHDAFRTMQKLSRDQNLKLIEVARKILESEGPAPPRR, from the coding sequence ATGAACTCTGCATTGCGGATTGCGGTGGCCGACGACGAGCCGTTCCTGAGGGCCTATTTTCAAGACGTGTTGCCCGACTTGGGACACGAAGTTGTCGGCGCGGCCGCCACGGGGCGGGAATTGGTGGAACTGTGCCAGCGGACGAATCCCGACCTGGTCATCAGTGACATTCGCATGCCGGATATGGACGGCATAGACGCCGCGGCCGAAATCTCGCGCGAGCGTCAAACGCCGATCATCCTGGTCTCTGCATTCCATGATCCGGAATACATCGCCCGGGCCGAACAAAGCTACATTCTGGCGTACTTGATCAAGCCGGTGGAGCGGGCGCATTTGGAGACGGCGATCGCGATCGTGCGGCGACGGTTCGCGGAGTTCGAATCGCTGCGACAGGAGACGAAGGACTTGAAGCAAGCCCTGGAAGATCGCAAAACGATCGAAAAGGCGAAAGGCGTGCTGATGCGCCGAACTCGGCTCGCGGAACATGACGCGTTTCGGACGATGCAGAAGCTGTCGCGCGATCAGAATCTAAAGCTGATCGAAGTCGCTCGAAAGATTCTGGAGTCCGAGGGACCGGCGCCACCGCGGCGTTGA
- a CDS encoding PIG-L deacetylase family protein, with product MSTAPRLLILGAHPDDADFHAGGLATRYRALGNTVKMVSMTDGAMGHQSEFGPRLAARRKAEAAAAGAVIGATYEVWEYPDGGLLPTLELRQRIIAEIRRFRPDVVLTHRPNDYHPDHRAAGQAVQDASYLVTVPGIVPEVPIVAHDPVVAYMVDRFTKPCPMQPDVVLDVTNEVDTIVRMLACHESQMFEWLPFNRCEAENMPAEPAARLAWLKEWYGSLFRPLADRFRHELVAKYGPERGQRIQFAEVFEISEYAGALDAAARERLFPG from the coding sequence ATGTCTACCGCACCGCGACTTCTTATCCTCGGCGCCCATCCCGACGACGCCGATTTTCACGCCGGCGGACTGGCCACGCGTTATCGGGCGCTCGGGAACACAGTAAAAATGGTGTCGATGACCGACGGCGCGATGGGGCATCAGAGCGAATTCGGTCCTCGACTGGCGGCGCGGCGCAAGGCCGAGGCCGCTGCAGCCGGGGCCGTGATCGGCGCCACGTACGAGGTTTGGGAATATCCCGATGGCGGCCTGCTGCCGACGTTGGAGTTGCGCCAGCGGATCATCGCCGAAATCCGACGCTTTCGCCCCGACGTCGTGTTGACGCATCGTCCGAACGACTACCACCCCGACCATCGCGCCGCGGGCCAAGCGGTGCAGGACGCATCGTACCTGGTAACCGTGCCCGGCATTGTCCCCGAAGTGCCGATCGTGGCCCATGATCCGGTCGTCGCCTACATGGTCGATCGCTTCACGAAGCCCTGTCCGATGCAGCCGGACGTAGTGCTCGACGTCACGAACGAAGTCGACACGATCGTGCGGATGCTGGCCTGCCACGAATCGCAGATGTTTGAATGGCTGCCGTTCAATCGCTGCGAAGCGGAAAACATGCCGGCGGAACCTGCGGCCCGACTCGCCTGGCTCAAGGAGTGGTACGGCAGCCTCTTCCGACCGCTGGCCGACCGTTTTCGACACGAGCTCGTCGCGAAGTACGGCCCGGAGCGCGGCCAGCGCATCCAATTCGCCGAAGTCTTCGAGATCAGCGAATACGCCGGCGCGCTCGACGCCGCAGCCCGGGAACGATTGTTCCCCGGTTAG